Proteins encoded in a region of the Limibacillus halophilus genome:
- a CDS encoding MmcB family DNA repair protein, translating into MNENDVDNKLAAMAPGHRLARGVGRALTDLGWSCLFEVVLKTGRRVDIMALDEKGRIAVVEIKSSLADFRSDGKWQEYLEFCDLFFFAVPEDFPRDVLPDEPGLIIADRYTAAVIREAPETSLAPARRKALTLRFARTAGQRLLQALDPRGGI; encoded by the coding sequence ATGAACGAGAACGATGTTGATAACAAGCTTGCCGCAATGGCCCCTGGACATCGCCTGGCGCGCGGTGTCGGACGAGCGCTCACTGACCTGGGGTGGTCCTGCTTGTTCGAAGTCGTTTTAAAAACCGGACGCCGGGTGGATATCATGGCCCTGGACGAAAAAGGCCGCATTGCCGTTGTCGAAATCAAATCCTCGCTCGCAGACTTCCGAAGCGACGGAAAATGGCAGGAATATCTTGAGTTTTGCGACCTGTTCTTTTTCGCGGTACCCGAGGATTTCCCCCGCGATGTCCTGCCCGATGAACCGGGTCTAATCATCGCCGACCGCTACACAGCAGCCGTCATTCGCGAGGCGCCGGAAACTTCCCTGGCGCCCGCTCGCCGCAAAGCGCTCACTTTGCGTTTTGCGCGCACTGCCGGGCAACGTCTGTTGCAGGCCCTCGATCCGCGCGGCGGGATTTGA
- a CDS encoding DODA-type extradiol aromatic ring-opening family dioxygenase, producing the protein MPLKPTPMPALFVSHGSPMLAVEKDAPGHRFLEGLAASLPRPEGILVISAHWETDKAAVSLATAPDTIHDFYGFPRQLYELTYPAAGSPSLAQRTADLLKAGGLPTTPDESRGLDHGAWVPLLLAYPEANIPVTQLSVQTHKGPAHHRALGRLLAPLRDEGILILGSGSLTHDLRSFRGQAPDAPVPAWVSDFADWMAERVTSGDNDAIEDYREKAPHAARNHPTEEHLLPLHVALGAGEGPTGKTHGEVLHRSYDRAILALDAYAFG; encoded by the coding sequence ATGCCCCTAAAACCCACCCCGATGCCTGCTCTCTTTGTCTCGCATGGCTCACCAATGCTGGCCGTGGAGAAAGACGCCCCCGGCCACCGCTTCCTGGAGGGTCTTGCTGCATCGCTGCCCCGGCCCGAGGGTATTCTTGTCATCTCAGCCCACTGGGAAACCGACAAAGCCGCCGTCAGCCTGGCGACGGCACCCGACACGATTCACGATTTTTATGGCTTTCCGCGGCAGCTTTACGAATTGACTTATCCGGCTGCAGGTTCCCCTTCCTTGGCCCAGCGAACCGCAGACTTGCTCAAGGCGGGCGGTCTTCCGACAACGCCGGACGAAAGCCGCGGGCTCGACCACGGCGCCTGGGTACCACTGCTTCTGGCCTATCCGGAAGCCAATATCCCGGTAACTCAGCTATCGGTTCAAACCCACAAGGGCCCCGCCCACCACCGTGCATTGGGCCGTCTCCTGGCGCCGCTGCGCGACGAAGGCATTCTGATTCTCGGTTCAGGTAGTCTGACCCACGACCTCCGCAGCTTTCGCGGCCAAGCCCCCGATGCACCGGTACCCGCTTGGGTTTCCGATTTCGCCGACTGGATGGCCGAACGGGTAACATCAGGCGACAACGATGCAATCGAGGACTACCGCGAGAAAGCTCCGCATGCCGCTCGCAATCACCCGACCGAAGAGCACCTTCTGCCGCTTCATGTCGCTTTGGGCGCCGGAGAAGGCCCAACGGGAAAAACGCACGGAGAAGTCCTGCATCGTTCCTATGACCGGGCCATTCTGGCCCTGGATGCCTACGCCTTCGGGTAA
- a CDS encoding metallophosphoesterase family protein, whose amino-acid sequence MTQAGRPNLATGLAAAPSGRLVYAIGDCHGCLDLLLSLESKIVADASGKASTSKIIVYLGDYIDRGPDSASVLDHLVAGPPPGFEAAYLLGNHEEMLLQFLNGSEERALLWLLNGGKQTLISYGLDLTGLEAEGALETLRSELRARIPGSHLVFLENLKLTHEEGDFLFVHAGLRPGVSLPAQRREDMLWVRDAFLKSSQNFGSIVVHGHTPDNEPVERPNRIGIDTGAVYSGTLTALALEGTARHYIQVHSSEMPGTKHDYPKA is encoded by the coding sequence GTGACGCAAGCTGGCAGACCAAATCTTGCGACCGGCCTTGCGGCCGCACCGAGCGGTCGCTTGGTCTATGCCATCGGTGACTGCCATGGCTGCCTGGACCTGCTTCTATCTCTTGAGAGCAAGATCGTTGCCGACGCCTCCGGCAAGGCCAGCACGTCGAAAATCATTGTTTACCTGGGTGACTACATAGATCGCGGCCCTGATTCCGCATCGGTTCTGGATCACCTGGTCGCAGGCCCACCACCCGGGTTTGAGGCGGCCTATCTGCTCGGCAACCACGAAGAGATGCTGTTGCAGTTCCTGAACGGCAGCGAGGAGCGCGCGCTTCTTTGGCTACTTAACGGCGGCAAGCAAACCCTGATCAGCTATGGTTTGGACTTAACGGGGCTGGAGGCAGAGGGTGCGCTGGAAACACTGCGTTCGGAGCTAAGAGCCAGGATACCGGGCAGCCATCTGGTGTTCCTGGAGAATCTCAAACTCACCCATGAAGAAGGTGATTTTCTTTTTGTTCATGCCGGACTGCGGCCTGGAGTCAGCCTGCCGGCACAACGCCGCGAAGACATGCTTTGGGTACGGGATGCATTCCTCAAGTCTTCACAGAATTTTGGCAGCATCGTCGTCCATGGGCATACACCGGACAACGAGCCTGTCGAGCGCCCAAACCGCATTGGGATCGATACCGGTGCGGTCTATAGCGGAACGCTGACGGCCCTGGCGCTGGAGGGGACTGCCCGGCATTACATCCAGGTTCATTCTTCCGAGATGCCGGGCACAAAGCACGATTACCCGAAGGCGTAG
- a CDS encoding ActR/PrrA/RegA family redox response regulator transcription factor gives MNEDSSALHIEASTSFETAQAGVERSLLICDDDERFAQRLARAMERRGFIVSIATSVSEGVRIARYHPPAFAVVDLRLQDGSGLDVVQALHDARENARVVVLTGYGNIATAVAAVKVGAVDYLPKPADADQVEATLLAGEEGLPPPPENPMSADRVRWEHIQRVYELCGRNVSETARRLRMHRRTLQRILAKYAPRD, from the coding sequence ATGAACGAAGATAGTTCCGCCCTTCACATTGAGGCTTCCACTTCCTTCGAAACAGCGCAGGCCGGTGTCGAACGGAGTCTGTTGATCTGCGACGATGATGAACGGTTCGCGCAGCGCCTTGCCAGGGCCATGGAGCGCCGCGGCTTTATCGTGAGCATTGCGACCAGCGTGTCGGAAGGTGTGCGCATTGCAAGGTATCATCCCCCCGCTTTCGCAGTTGTTGATTTGCGGCTGCAGGACGGTAGCGGGCTCGATGTGGTCCAGGCCCTTCACGACGCGCGGGAGAATGCCCGCGTTGTGGTGCTGACAGGTTACGGCAACATCGCGACCGCCGTGGCGGCCGTGAAGGTCGGTGCTGTCGATTATCTCCCGAAGCCAGCGGATGCCGATCAAGTTGAAGCAACGCTGCTGGCGGGCGAGGAGGGACTGCCGCCGCCGCCCGAGAACCCCATGAGCGCGGACCGTGTTCGTTGGGAACATATCCAGCGGGTCTACGAACTTTGCGGCCGTAACGTTTCGGAAACCGCACGCCGCTTGCGCATGCACCGACGCACGTTGCAGCGGATCCTGGCGAAGTACGCGCCGCGCGACTGA
- a CDS encoding ActS/PrrB/RegB family redox-sensitive histidine kinase, translated as MAEDGIRLGEKKRQGIVLFEPGGPGSSRVRLRTLVTIRWIAVAGQAVALAAAHWGLGLPLPLVPSLLVVAVSVALNLLILEYRPRGLWLGDREAAVYLGYDLLQLAVLLALTGGLTNPFSILIMAPITVSASLLSRVSTLALAGLGLVCVTLLAVFYIPLSWDRLGLTFGPLYLWGLWASLVITILFIAAYVYSMASEASRMSAALRASDLALAREQQLSAVGALAAAAAHELGTPLGTIAVVAKELQNEVGKDSAWADDLRLLKEESDRCRDILAQLVARPDSDGGSPFHRLPLEGLIEAAATPYRSEGKKLLVACNPPTGQTDLDQPEVPRTAVLLQGLGLLLQNGLQFAESLVEVEISWDSETVVLIIHDDGPGFNPAVLERLGQPYVGEGRKRRNTASQPMGLGIFITHALLARTGARLLFGNHPEGGGIVEIRWDRATLEQSDQMATGNHD; from the coding sequence ATGGCTGAGGATGGCATCAGGCTCGGAGAGAAGAAGCGGCAAGGCATTGTCTTGTTCGAACCCGGCGGCCCAGGCTCCAGCCGGGTGAGGCTGCGAACCCTGGTGACGATACGCTGGATCGCCGTCGCCGGGCAGGCTGTCGCCTTGGCTGCCGCGCATTGGGGCCTGGGGCTACCGCTTCCGTTGGTTCCGTCGTTACTGGTCGTTGCGGTCTCCGTCGCGCTCAACCTTCTGATCCTTGAATATCGGCCCCGCGGCCTGTGGTTGGGGGACCGGGAAGCCGCAGTCTACCTGGGATACGACCTCTTACAGCTTGCAGTTCTCCTGGCCCTGACGGGCGGCCTTACCAATCCGTTCTCGATCCTTATCATGGCGCCGATCACAGTGTCGGCCTCCTTGCTTTCGCGGGTTAGCACACTGGCTTTGGCAGGTTTGGGACTGGTCTGTGTCACCCTGCTTGCCGTTTTTTATATTCCCCTGTCATGGGACAGGTTGGGCTTGACCTTCGGACCGCTTTACTTGTGGGGCCTGTGGGCATCGCTGGTCATCACGATCCTGTTCATCGCCGCCTATGTCTATTCCATGGCATCGGAGGCCAGTCGTATGTCGGCCGCTTTGCGCGCTTCTGATCTCGCGTTGGCCAGGGAGCAGCAACTTTCAGCCGTCGGCGCGTTGGCCGCCGCCGCCGCCCATGAGCTGGGCACGCCGCTGGGCACCATCGCGGTGGTAGCCAAGGAACTGCAGAACGAGGTTGGGAAGGACAGCGCCTGGGCCGACGACCTCCGTTTGCTAAAGGAAGAAAGCGATCGTTGCCGCGACATATTAGCGCAGTTGGTCGCCCGTCCGGACTCCGACGGAGGTTCTCCTTTTCACCGACTGCCGCTTGAAGGGCTGATCGAAGCGGCTGCAACACCCTACCGGTCGGAAGGAAAAAAGTTACTCGTGGCTTGTAATCCGCCGACCGGGCAAACGGACCTCGATCAGCCCGAGGTGCCACGCACGGCGGTCCTGCTTCAAGGCCTCGGCTTGCTCCTTCAGAATGGCCTGCAATTCGCAGAAAGCCTTGTCGAAGTGGAAATCAGCTGGGATTCCGAGACGGTCGTGCTGATCATCCATGACGATGGACCGGGCTTCAATCCGGCGGTGCTGGAACGGCTCGGCCAGCCGTATGTCGGCGAGGGTCGGAAACGTCGAAACACAGCCTCCCAGCCCATGGGGTTGGGTATTTTTATCACGCATGCCTTGTTGGCCAGAACAGGTGCTCGTCTGCTTTTCGGCAATCATCCCGAGGGGGGAGGGATAGTTGAGATTCGCTGGGATCGTGCCACATTAGAACAGTCGGACCAGATGGCTACGGGGAATCATGATTGA